A part of Sebastes fasciatus isolate fSebFas1 chromosome 10, fSebFas1.pri, whole genome shotgun sequence genomic DNA contains:
- the LOC141775898 gene encoding uncharacterized protein LOC141775898, producing MPYKLRTRLVRTPERPSSSRNLVCQTVDSIQDISTVNHYRLRAMPYNLRTRLVRTPERPSSSRNLVCQTVDPIQDISTVNHYCLRAMPYNLRTRLVRTPERPSSSRNLVCQTVDPIQDMLDNRSGGNQRATKRKSDESHERAIKTSRTSQCPSEGFRPAFSRGNFNSAEDAGTSTPACASISSKSEEKKGRKRRFEDTEAYGKKKRTFLSPSEGTSYQATTETTPEAIPETIPDAIPDAIPDAIPESTPETSLRSGSDTFISTNSEEKKGRKRRFEDTEAYGKKKRTFLSPSEGTSYQATTETTPEAIPETIPDAIPDAIPDAIPESTPETSLRSGSDTFISTNSEEKKGRKRKSEDTGEYGKRRKTPLSSGTDTSYQATTETTPETNPETIPETTSSDEFDTSSTQNSRGTFYPTGDAGKSAPASTKSEEKKGRKRKSEETGDYGKRRRTSLNPSAGTSYPMYQAPLRYLSNPFTSLFNLFFPSIPETIPEAIPEAIPEAIPETIPEAIPETIPEAIPEAIPETIPETIPEAIPETIPEAIPETIPEAIPETIPEAIPETIPEAIPEGTAETSFTDDSGGTFYPTGDAGKSAPASTKSEEKKGRKRKSEETEASGERTRTFLRPSEGTSHQATTETTLEPIPEASVSYRSDTFFSEDSGDILDSAEDAVSWIPASTDSEEKKSRERKCEDTGDYGKSRTTSLNPSADTSYPWYQAPLRYLSNPFTSLFNRFFPSIPETIPETMPKATSSDSDSTFPEATLFHNRGE from the exons ATGCCTTACAAGTTAAGAACAAGATTAGTAAGGACTCCTGAGCGTCCGTCCTCCAGTAGAAATCTGG TCTGTCAGACAGTAGATTCCATCCAGGACATTTCAACGGTGAACCATTACCGTTTGAGAGCCATGCCTTACAATTTAAGAACAAGATTAGTAAGGACTCCTGAGCGTCCGTCCTCCAGTAGAAATCTGG TCTGTCAGACAGTAGATCCCATCCAGGACATTTCAACGGTGAACCATTACTGTTTGAGAGCCATGCCTTACAATTTAAGAACAAGATTAGTAAGGACTCCTGAGCGTCCGTCCTCCAGTAGAAATCTGG TCTGTCAGACAGTAGATCCCATCCAGGACATGCTGGACAACAGGTCAGGTGGAAACCAGAGGGCCACCAAGAGAAAGTCTGACGAGAGCCATGAAAGAGCCATCAAGACTAGCAGGACAAGTCAATGTCCCTCCGAGGGCTTCAGACCGGCATTCAGCAGAG GAAACTTTAACTCCGCTGAGGATGCTGGGACATCGACACCCGCCTGCGCCAGCATTAGCTCCAAATCTGAGGAGAAGAAGGGCAGGAAGAGGAGGTTCGAGGACACAGAAGCATACGGGAAGAAGAAAAGAACGTTCCTGAGTCCCAGTGAGGGCACCAGCTACCAGGCTACCACTGAGACCACCCCTGAGGCCATCCCTGAGACCATCCCTGACGCCATCCCTGACGCTATCCCTGACGCTATCCCTGAGTCCACCCCTGAAACCTCCTTGAGGTCCGGATCTGATACCTTCATCAGCACCAACTCTGAGGAGAAGAAGGGCAGGAAGAGGAGGTTCGAGGACACAGAAGCATACGGGAAGAAGAAAAGAACGTTCCTGAGTCCCAGTGAGGGCACCAGCTACCAGGCTACCACTGAGACCACCCCTGAGGCCATCCCTGAGACCATCCCTGACGCCATCCCTGACGCTATCCCTGACGCTATCCCTGAGTCCACCCCTGAAACCTCCTTGAGGTCCGGATCTGATACCTTCATCAGCACCAACTCTGAGGAGAAGAagggcaggaagaggaagtctgAGGACACAGGAGAATACGGGAAGAGGAGAAAAACGCCCCTCAGTTCCGGTACGGACACCAGCTACCAGGCCACCACTGAGACCACCCCTGAGACCAACCCTGAGACCATCCCTGAGACCACCTCCAGTGATGAATTTGACACCTCCTCCACACAAAACAGCAGAG GAACCTTTTACCCTACTGGGGATGCTGGGAAATCGGCACCCGCCAGCACCAAATCTGAGGAGAAGAagggcaggaagaggaagtctgAGGAAACAGGAGACTacgggaagaggagaagaacatCCCTCAATCCCAGTGCGGGCACCAGCTACCCCATGTACCAGGCACCCCTGCGCTACCTCTCGAACCCATTTACTTCTCTTTTTAATCTCTTTTTTCCATCCATCCCTGAGACCATCCCTGAGGCCATCCCTGAGGCCATCCCTGAGGCCATCCCTGAGACCATCCCTGAGGCCATCCCTGAGACCATCCCTGAGGCCATCCCTGAGGCCATCCCTGAGACCATCCCTGAGACCATCCCTGAGGCCATCCCTGAGACCATCCCTGAGGCCATCCCTGAGACCATCCCTGAGGCCATCCCTGAGACCATCCCTGAGGCCATCCCTGAGACCATCCCTGAGGCCATCCCTGAGGGCACCGCTGAGACCTCCTTCACAGATGACAGCGGTG GAACCTTTTACCCTACTGGGGATGCTGGGAAATCGGCACCCGCCAGCACCAAATCTGAGGAGAAGAagggcaggaagaggaagtctgAGGAAACAGAAGCATCCGGGGAGAGGACAAGAACGTTCCTACGTCCGAGTGAGGGCACCAGCCACCAGGCCACCACTGAAACCACCCTTGAGCCCATCCCTGAGGCCTCCGTCAGTTACCGATCTGACACCTTCTTCTCAGAAGACAGCGGAG aTATCTTAGACTCCGCTGAGGATGCTGTGTCATGGATACCCGCCAGCACTGActctgaggagaagaagagcaggGAGAGGAAGTGTGAGGACACGGGAGACTACGGGAAGAGTAGAACAACGTCCCTCAATCCCAGTGCGGACACCAGCTACCCCTGGTACCAGGCACCCCTGCGCTACCTCTCGAACCCATTTACTTCTCTTTTTAATCGCTTTTTTCCATCCATCCCTGAGACCATCCCTGAGACCATGCCTAAGGCCACCAGTAGCGACTCTGACTCCACCTTCCCAGAAGCCACTCTGTTTCACAACAGAGGTGAGTAG